From Candidatus Endomicrobium procryptotermitis:
ATATATTTAAATGATGACTTCGGTGTAAGAATAGAAGATACGGTACTTATAACTGATAAAGGCTGCGAAATTTTAACTTCCGCTGCTTATGAATAAAAAATGTAAAATTTAGGGAGATAAAATGATTTCAACATCTGATTTTAGAAACGGACTCAATATTTTGGTTGATGGAGAGCCTTATCAGATTACATGGTTTCAAAATCATAAGCCCGGAAAAGGCGGCGCCGTAATGCGCGTAAAGCTCAGACATCTTAAAAAAGGCGGCACAATAGAACGCACTTTCAAATCCGGCGAAAAGTTTGAATCTTTAAGCGTTACAAGGCAGAAAAAGCAGTTCCTTTATAAAGAAGGCGAAAAGTTTAATTTTATGGACATGAACTCTTACGAACAAGTAAGCGTCGCACCTGAGTTTATCGGAGAAATGGTAAACTATCTTAAAGAAAATCTTGAAGTTGAAGCTGTATATCTTGAAAATGAACTTATCGGCATGGAGCTTCCTTTGATTATAGAAATGACAATTTCTGAAGCGGAACCTGGAATTAAAGGCGATTCGGTTTCCAATATGACAAAGATGGCAAAACTTGAAACTGGCGCGGATATCAGGGTTCCTTTATTTATCAAAGAAGGCGATAAAATTAAAGTGGATACAAGAACCGGAGAATACGTAGAAAGAGTATAAATGAGTAGAGTTCAAATAAGAGGTGGATATGAATCCGAATGAAATTAAAGATTTTTTAAAGTCTATACATGATACAGACATCGAAGAAATGCACTTTGAAAGCGGTGAAAATTCTTTATATTTTAAAAAGAATTATATCGAAGCGATCATGCCGGCGGCTGCTGTAAAAATAAAAGAGGAGCCGCTAAAAGAAAAACCTACTGTGCCGAAATCAACCATAACAGCTATCAAATCGACTATGGTGGGAACTTTTGCAAGTGCTCAAAACAACGACAAACCGCCGTTTGTCATGGAAGGTGACAGCGTAAAGCCGGGACAAAAAATCGGCCAGATTGAAGCGATGAAAATTATAAAAGATGTCAACTCGCACCTAAGCGGGAAAATAGTAAAAATCAGCGTTTTAAATGGTCAGTCGATCGAATACGGGCAGGAATTGTTTCTTATAGATACGAGCAAATAAATTTAGAATTTGGGAAAATTTTTTCTCAGGAGATAATTGATGTTCAAGAAAGTTTTGATAGCGAACAGAGGCGAAATCGCTTGCAGAATAATAAGAGCGTGTAGGGAACTCG
This genomic window contains:
- the efp gene encoding elongation factor P; translation: MISTSDFRNGLNILVDGEPYQITWFQNHKPGKGGAVMRVKLRHLKKGGTIERTFKSGEKFESLSVTRQKKQFLYKEGEKFNFMDMNSYEQVSVAPEFIGEMVNYLKENLEVEAVYLENELIGMELPLIIEMTISEAEPGIKGDSVSNMTKMAKLETGADIRVPLFIKEGDKIKVDTRTGEYVERV